The window TTGTTGGGTTTAACGTGAGCTTATAGCGAGCTACTGTAAATATTAAAAAAGGAGCGGTAGCGCTCCTTTTTTTGTTGGGTATTGAAAGCTACTCGTTAAACTTTAAAGATACTAATATCGTTATTAAGCTTGCCCGATAACTCCGACAGCGTACGACCAGTTTGCGCCATATCAGATGCACTAATTGTAACGCTGCGAATACTATCGCTAAACTCGTTAATATTTTGCGAAATTTCAGCGGCAACCGTCGTTTGTTCTTCAGTTGAGGTGGAAACTACGATATTCATATCGGCAATTTCGGTAATTGCTTCGGCAATAGATTGAATTGAACTGGCTGATGCTGCGGCAATTTCAACACTGTGGCTCGCTTTACCTGAGGCATCCTCCATGCTCGAAACTGCGCGTTGAGATGCATCTTGTAAGGCGATGATCATAGAGCTAATTTGCTCTGTGGCTTTTTGCGTATTGTGAGCAAGCTGGCGTACTTCGTCGGCAACCACAGCAAAACCACGGCCTGATTCACCTGCGCGTGCTGCTTCAATTGCCGCATTAAGTGCAAGCAGGTTAGTTTGCTCTGCTACATTTTGAATAATTTGCACCACTGAGTTGATTTCATTGCTTTTTTCACTTAGTAAATCAATGTCTTCTTTGGTGTGACGGATCACTTCGTTTAACTGATTAATTGAATCAATGTTCTCTTGAACTTTTGCTAATCCGTGTTTAGCGGTGTCGTCAGATTCGTTGGCTTTATGTGATGTAGTTACTGCATTGGACGCAACCTCGCCAATAGCTGCGCTCATTTCGGTAATAGCGGTGGCAATCATGGTGGTTTGGTGTTCTTGTTGCTCTGTGGTTGCCGCTACTTGGCTACTACTACGCGACATTTGCTCTGATTCGTTACTAAGGGTTTTAACCGCGTTTAGTAGCTCTTCAATTAGTGATTTAAAATGGTTAAGCATGGTATTAATGCTTACCGCGGTACGAGAAAATTCATCATTGCCGTATTCTGAAACGCGTAACGTTAAGTCGGTATTATTGGCAATATTCGCCATGGTAGAACCAATCGCTCTTAACGGGGTGATAATAGATTTATAAATAACTAGCGCCATTACTATGGTGGCGATAAGCAGTAAAACACAAGCAATGATAAAACTCAGTTGCGTAGATTCGTAGTTTTCTGTTGCATCATCGGTAAATTGCTGCGATGTGTTTAACTGTAAATCGATAAGGTCATTTAAACTGGTACTAAAAGGGTCAAACACATCGTACATTTCTTTTACGAACATTTCTGGAGAACTGGCGAGAGGCTGCTCCATTGCTATTTGATTTTGGTACCAATTTACTTTTTGTTTTACTTTGCTAAATAGGGATTCGCTTACACCAATAAGTCTTTTTTCTTCGCTGGTAAGTTCGGTATTTAAGTAAGCCTGCCAGTTCTGATTAGCAACGTTTTCAGCGCTTTCAATGGCTGCAAGTAATTGGCTTTTAGAAAGTAACTTTGCGTTGTATTTATGCAGATTATCAACAATGCTTACGGCGTAATTGTCAGACACCACTTTTATTTGTTTTAAGGGGACGACACGATCGTTGTTGATACTTTGAATTCCCATCACCAGTGACTTAGTCATCATCAGCGATATGATAGCAAGGCCAATAAAAGCAACAATGGGGACGGTTATTAGAATGGTAAGTCTAGTTTTCACACTTACGGTATTGAGCATAGTAATTACCTTTTAGGCTTATTAAATTAACCTGAGCGAGTCAGGTTAACGGCTTTAATATATACCCTTCGACCTTACTGTTTTGCTGATATGGTCCTCCCTATCCAATGTAAAAAACAAAACAAGCCATAAACCAGTTTTAATTATGGTTTATTGTTGAGAAAAGTACATTTTTGAATTCACTAAAAATTCATTTTAAATTTATTTTATTTCATCTTGATTAAGGAATGTCGATAAATCAAAGGGTTATTGATTCTGATCAAATTATGCTCGTACTTATTTCTGGGTTCGGTATTTTAGTTTTTACAATGAAGGATGTGTTGTTTGAAATGTAAACGATTTGATTTTTGCAGCACAATTAATGAATGTACTGATAGTACTAAAGTTATACGAGCTAATTGCTGTAATATGACTTAGTCTAGAGTTACGCACATAAATAAAAACGAAAATAATG of the Pseudoalteromonas spongiae UST010723-006 genome contains:
- a CDS encoding methyl-accepting chemotaxis protein, which encodes MLNTVSVKTRLTILITVPIVAFIGLAIISLMMTKSLVMGIQSINNDRVVPLKQIKVVSDNYAVSIVDNLHKYNAKLLSKSQLLAAIESAENVANQNWQAYLNTELTSEEKRLIGVSESLFSKVKQKVNWYQNQIAMEQPLASSPEMFVKEMYDVFDPFSTSLNDLIDLQLNTSQQFTDDATENYESTQLSFIIACVLLLIATIVMALVIYKSIITPLRAIGSTMANIANNTDLTLRVSEYGNDEFSRTAVSINTMLNHFKSLIEELLNAVKTLSNESEQMSRSSSQVAATTEQQEHQTTMIATAITEMSAAIGEVASNAVTTSHKANESDDTAKHGLAKVQENIDSINQLNEVIRHTKEDIDLLSEKSNEINSVVQIIQNVAEQTNLLALNAAIEAARAGESGRGFAVVADEVRQLAHNTQKATEQISSMIIALQDASQRAVSSMEDASGKASHSVEIAAASASSIQSIAEAITEIADMNIVVSTSTEEQTTVAAEISQNINEFSDSIRSVTISASDMAQTGRTLSELSGKLNNDISIFKV